One window of Methanothermobacter thermautotrophicus genomic DNA carries:
- a CDS encoding tRNA(His) guanylyltransferase Thg1 family protein codes for MREHEVYSRLRAPPSSRIILRLDGRGFHRLTESLDFERPYDEAFRDLMVGTCQDIMDEFSPTLIYTFSDEINVLLDSVPFAGRVEKLDSVFAGFASSSFTMSALEAGFSPVKPVSFDCRVIPISSDLVPEYFRSRQDESWRNCLNSYAYWTLRREVGARSAARKLHGLKHDSLHELLFERGVNISRVPAWQRRGVGIYRVPHTVTGYNPLRDEEVSAVRMRVKVDLELPLFTEEFFEGLMK; via the coding sequence ATGCGTGAACATGAGGTCTACTCCAGGCTCAGGGCACCACCATCATCAAGGATCATCCTGAGACTTGATGGCAGGGGATTCCACAGGCTCACAGAGTCCCTTGACTTTGAGAGGCCCTACGATGAGGCCTTCAGGGACCTCATGGTCGGAACATGCCAGGACATCATGGATGAATTCAGCCCCACCCTCATATACACCTTCTCTGATGAGATAAACGTGCTCCTTGACTCTGTACCATTCGCAGGGAGGGTTGAGAAGCTTGACTCGGTATTCGCGGGTTTTGCATCATCATCATTCACCATGAGTGCACTGGAGGCAGGTTTTTCACCTGTTAAGCCGGTTTCCTTTGACTGCCGGGTGATACCCATCTCTTCAGACCTTGTCCCGGAATACTTCAGGTCAAGGCAGGATGAGTCCTGGAGGAACTGCCTAAACAGCTACGCCTACTGGACCCTCCGTCGGGAGGTTGGGGCCAGAAGTGCCGCCCGGAAGCTCCATGGATTGAAGCATGATTCCCTCCATGAACTGCTCTTCGAGAGGGGAGTGAACATCTCCAGGGTCCCAGCATGGCAGAGGAGGGGTGTGGGGATCTACCGCGTACCCCACACGGTTACGGGATACAACCCCCTGAGGGATGAGGAGGTATCTGCTGTGAGGATGAGGGTGAAGGTTGACCTTGAACTCCCCCTCTTCACAGAAGAATTCTTTGAGGGCCTCATGAAATAG
- a CDS encoding Mov34/MPN/PAD-1 family protein — MGLIEKIFALAGFKPIRRVVVDSEVMDEALEIARRSHPHEFAALLEGRQEGEVLHVTGLIFLPSETSDEGAVMDVLMLPPFTGAVGSVHSHPGPVNLPSAADLHFFSKNGLFHIIIAHPYTMDTVAAYTRNGDPVDFEVVP; from the coding sequence ATGGGTTTAATTGAGAAGATATTTGCTTTAGCCGGGTTTAAACCGATCAGACGTGTCGTCGTTGATTCTGAGGTCATGGATGAGGCCCTGGAGATAGCCAGAAGATCCCATCCCCATGAATTCGCAGCCCTCCTTGAGGGAAGGCAGGAGGGTGAGGTGCTCCACGTGACCGGCCTGATATTTCTCCCATCAGAGACATCAGATGAGGGGGCTGTCATGGATGTGCTCATGCTCCCACCCTTCACCGGTGCTGTTGGGTCTGTCCACTCCCACCCGGGACCTGTGAACCTCCCATCAGCTGCAGATCTGCACTTCTTTTCAAAGAATGGGCTGTTCCACATTATAATAGCCCACCCCTACACCATGGATACCGTGGCGGCATACACAAGGAACGGTGATCCTGTAGATTTTGAGGTTGTTCCCTGA
- the serA gene encoding phosphoglycerate dehydrogenase has translation MKVLIADSINEKGISELEEVAEVVVNTTITPDELLDAIKDFDAIVVRSRTKVTREVIEAAPRLKIIARAGVGVDNVDVKAATERGIMVINAPESTSITVAEHSIGLMLALARKISIADRSVKEGKWEKNRFMGIELNGKTLGIIGMGRIGSQVVVRTKAFGMDILVYDPYISREAAEEMGVTVTDLETLLRESDIVTIHVPLTPETRHLISDDEFKLMKETAFIVNCARGGIIDEDALYRALKDGEIAGAALDVFEEEPPEGSPLLELENVVLTPHIGASTAEAQRDAAIIVANEIKTVFQGGAPRNVLNMPVMDSETYKSLKPYIELAEKIGAIIAQALPGNIEKLDVTYCGELAEMQFDILTRTMLQAILNPILTEPVNLINAPTIAKKRGIMVTEARRSESDGYRSIIIATAASDKGEFSVEATHIKEPTIIGINGYRVDVKPEGTMIIARYRDLPGTIGAIGTKLGQHGINIATMQVGRKEIGGEAVMVLKVDQSVPAEVIEEVKKLDNVDDAVAIEI, from the coding sequence ATGAAAGTGCTTATTGCTGATTCCATCAATGAAAAGGGAATATCTGAACTTGAAGAGGTGGCGGAGGTTGTGGTCAACACCACCATAACCCCTGATGAGCTCCTTGATGCCATAAAGGACTTTGATGCCATCGTTGTAAGGAGCAGGACGAAGGTTACACGTGAAGTCATAGAGGCGGCTCCTCGCCTCAAGATAATAGCGAGGGCCGGTGTGGGTGTTGACAACGTTGATGTTAAGGCCGCCACCGAACGCGGTATAATGGTGATAAACGCCCCCGAGTCCACATCCATAACGGTTGCAGAGCACTCAATCGGTCTCATGCTGGCACTCGCAAGGAAGATTTCGATTGCGGACAGATCCGTGAAGGAGGGTAAATGGGAGAAGAACCGGTTCATGGGTATCGAGCTCAACGGTAAGACCCTGGGTATAATCGGTATGGGCCGTATAGGCTCACAGGTCGTTGTGAGGACAAAGGCCTTCGGCATGGACATACTGGTCTATGACCCCTACATAAGCAGGGAGGCCGCCGAGGAGATGGGTGTGACCGTCACAGACCTTGAAACCCTCCTGAGGGAATCCGACATAGTGACCATACACGTCCCCCTCACCCCTGAGACAAGGCACCTCATATCAGATGATGAATTCAAATTGATGAAGGAAACCGCCTTCATAGTGAACTGTGCCCGTGGAGGTATAATCGATGAGGACGCCCTCTACAGGGCCCTTAAGGATGGTGAGATAGCCGGCGCAGCCCTTGACGTATTTGAGGAGGAACCACCTGAGGGCAGCCCACTCCTTGAACTTGAAAATGTTGTCCTGACACCCCACATAGGAGCCTCAACCGCCGAGGCCCAGAGGGACGCCGCCATCATAGTTGCAAATGAGATAAAAACTGTTTTTCAGGGCGGTGCACCGAGGAACGTTCTAAACATGCCTGTGATGGACTCAGAGACCTACAAGTCCCTCAAGCCTTACATTGAACTGGCAGAGAAGATTGGGGCCATCATTGCACAGGCACTCCCGGGTAACATAGAGAAACTGGATGTCACATACTGCGGTGAACTGGCGGAGATGCAGTTCGACATCCTCACAAGGACCATGCTCCAGGCCATACTCAACCCCATACTCACAGAACCCGTTAACCTCATAAACGCCCCCACCATTGCAAAGAAGAGGGGCATCATGGTTACAGAGGCCCGCAGGTCTGAGTCAGATGGTTACAGGTCAATCATAATCGCCACTGCAGCCTCAGATAAGGGCGAGTTCAGTGTTGAGGCGACACACATCAAGGAACCCACAATAATCGGGATCAACGGTTACAGGGTCGATGTGAAACCGGAGGGTACCATGATAATAGCACGCTACAGGGACCTGCCGGGTACCATCGGTGCCATAGGAACAAAGCTCGGCCAGCACGGTATAAACATTGCAACCATGCAGGTCGGCAGGAAGGAGATCGGCGGTGAGGCTGTGATGGTCCTCAAGGTAGATCAGAGTGTCCCTGCAGAGGTCATCGAAGAGGTTAAGAAGCTGGACAACGTGGATGATGCGGTTGCAATAGAGATCTAA
- a CDS encoding transcriptional regulator — translation MDGSVKREHVLREIHELLASNGFETSHIYERSCFDLMARRKLLLLLLKVLVNIDGINSLQAHEIRTLAHTFLASPIIIGVRSKTEPLEEDVVYERHGIPAVAPETFRNMVVDGEYPEIIADRGGYYVHIDGKTLREVREEYNLSLKDLADLAHVSRKTIYKYENGLARASPETAMILEEILNIRITLSIDIFGVPERDEIEIKPSGRLADIGFGMIETHKTPFDAVAKEIRFDNTVITNLEKQRDSRTLRRMAVPLKDLSLVSGSESVFIIDNPRISENIEGIPVIKSWEIGEMESSKEFLKVIAERKTCS, via the coding sequence TTGGATGGATCAGTTAAAAGGGAGCATGTATTACGTGAGATACATGAACTTCTTGCCAGCAACGGGTTTGAGACATCACACATATATGAGCGGAGCTGCTTCGACCTCATGGCAAGAAGGAAACTATTACTTCTATTGCTTAAGGTCCTTGTAAACATTGATGGTATAAATAGTTTGCAGGCCCATGAGATAAGAACCCTTGCACATACCTTCCTTGCCTCACCAATTATCATAGGGGTGAGGTCAAAGACAGAACCCCTTGAGGAGGATGTTGTCTATGAAAGGCACGGTATCCCTGCAGTGGCCCCCGAGACCTTCAGGAACATGGTGGTTGATGGTGAGTACCCTGAGATAATCGCTGACCGGGGAGGCTACTATGTTCATATAGACGGTAAAACCCTCAGGGAGGTCCGTGAGGAGTACAACCTCTCACTCAAGGACCTGGCTGACCTCGCCCATGTCTCCAGGAAGACCATCTACAAGTATGAGAATGGACTTGCAAGGGCATCACCCGAGACAGCCATGATCCTGGAGGAGATACTTAACATCAGGATAACCCTCTCCATCGACATATTCGGTGTACCCGAGAGGGATGAAATTGAGATAAAACCATCAGGTAGACTTGCTGATATTGGCTTTGGCATGATAGAAACCCACAAAACCCCCTTTGATGCTGTGGCAAAGGAGATCAGGTTTGATAATACTGTGATAACCAACCTTGAGAAGCAGAGGGATTCAAGGACCCTGCGGAGGATGGCTGTCCCCCTCAAGGATCTTTCCCTTGTAAGTGGCTCTGAGTCAGTGTTCATAATCGATAATCCCAGGATAAGTGAAAACATTGAGGGAATCCCCGTCATCAAGAGCTGGGAAATCGGTGAAATGGAGAGCAGCAAGGAGTTCCTCAAGGTCATAGCCGAGAGAAAAACCTGCAGTTAG
- a CDS encoding tRNA(Ile)(2)-agmatinylcytidine synthase, translating into MYRLHVGIDDTDSPEGMCTTYISCVIIQELKSCGFSLEGHPRLIRLNPFAPHKTRGNGAVTFTVLAESPEDINTIKGIVLQVVAELAELDRERTNPGVVFHTGEITDEMREFALSAIRLILRIEDARRLAEKVGAEVHGFKKGRGIIGALAAIGCPLDDSTYELLTYRVPENYGKPRRIDPESVARMDEATGTETFDNIDGDYIAIEPHTPCPILYGIRGESPEVLLRAMEMVCVDEEIERHCIFETNQHTDQHIQDAVRIADMETFGCYRVRGEVVDGPRVIEGGHVFFTLGDESGQIECGAYEPTKDFRKIILELIPGDVVTVYGGIGAQGTLNIEKIHIESLADLYVEENPICTCGKRMKSAGRNKGFKCPSCGRRLRSSEKVRRAIERPLTGGYYEVPTCARRHLSKQLVRMGISSPPFEATESSSTRQSAHFNKKWEDL; encoded by the coding sequence ATGTACAGGCTTCATGTTGGTATAGATGATACAGATTCCCCTGAAGGGATGTGCACAACCTATATATCATGTGTCATAATCCAGGAACTTAAAAGTTGCGGTTTCTCCCTTGAGGGACATCCCCGGCTGATAAGGCTCAACCCCTTCGCACCCCACAAGACCCGTGGCAACGGTGCAGTCACCTTCACTGTGCTTGCAGAATCCCCTGAGGATATTAACACCATAAAGGGCATCGTCCTTCAAGTGGTGGCGGAACTTGCCGAGCTTGATAGGGAGAGGACCAACCCGGGTGTTGTATTCCACACAGGCGAGATCACAGATGAGATGAGGGAATTTGCCCTGTCAGCCATAAGGCTGATACTCAGGATAGAGGACGCCCGGAGGCTCGCAGAGAAGGTCGGTGCAGAGGTGCACGGCTTCAAGAAGGGGAGGGGTATCATAGGGGCCCTTGCAGCCATTGGGTGCCCCCTGGATGACTCCACCTATGAGCTTCTGACCTACAGGGTCCCTGAGAACTATGGTAAACCCAGACGTATCGACCCTGAGTCGGTTGCAAGGATGGATGAGGCAACAGGGACTGAAACCTTTGATAACATCGATGGAGACTACATTGCAATAGAACCCCACACACCCTGCCCCATACTCTATGGTATAAGGGGAGAGTCCCCCGAGGTCCTACTGAGGGCTATGGAGATGGTCTGTGTTGACGAGGAGATTGAAAGGCACTGCATCTTTGAGACCAACCAGCACACCGACCAGCACATACAGGATGCAGTGAGGATCGCGGACATGGAGACCTTCGGATGCTACAGGGTGAGGGGGGAGGTGGTCGACGGTCCGAGGGTGATCGAGGGAGGTCATGTGTTCTTCACCCTTGGTGATGAATCCGGCCAGATTGAATGTGGAGCCTACGAGCCCACAAAGGACTTCAGGAAGATCATCCTTGAACTCATACCCGGAGATGTAGTCACGGTCTACGGGGGCATTGGAGCACAGGGGACCCTTAACATCGAGAAGATCCATATAGAAAGCCTTGCAGATCTTTACGTTGAGGAAAACCCCATCTGCACCTGCGGTAAACGCATGAAATCTGCCGGGAGGAACAAGGGATTCAAGTGCCCCTCATGTGGAAGGAGGCTCAGAAGCTCAGAGAAGGTCAGGAGAGCCATTGAGAGGCCACTTACTGGGGGATACTATGAGGTGCCAACCTGTGCAAGAAGGCACCTCTCAAAGCAGCTGGTGAGGATGGGGATCAGCTCCCCGCCCTTCGAAGCCACTGAGAGCAGCAGCACCCGGCAATCAGCCCACTTTAATAAAAAATGGGAAGATTTATAA
- a CDS encoding MmgE/PrpD family protein has product MGRFITITVIFKGKIVGSMMTRKLAEFVSSLSYSDIPGDAIEMARICFLDFLGVAMRGSSERSGLMALRAMGKGSGGATIIGHGRGDAERAALLNGIFAHNLDLDDGHRGAQMHPGSCVIPAALAAAETSGATFRDLITAMVAGYEVAIFMGILANPGHRELGFHTTGTCGTFGAAAAASSIICSDVDAVVNALGIAATQAAGLLESDHAGTMAKHLHPGRAAQSGLISARLASHGFTGAESVIEGDEGFLRAMCRPEGQNINETPEIGAFHIRDVYLKRYPVCRHLHSTLDAAAEIIMENDFSASEIEEVTVSTYRIAAEHDSYSPATVEAVRQSLPVSLAIMLESGELRVEDLEGEVCREMASRIRIEVDPALEELRNMRPSRVTVRLRNGDVLTAYRELPRGEPEEPYTWDDIVEKFRELNPGYDTERLEVTGEADQEPVTEVMLELLGG; this is encoded by the coding sequence ATGGGAAGATTTATAACAATCACTGTTATATTTAAAGGCAAGATAGTAGGATCAATGATGACCAGAAAACTTGCAGAGTTTGTATCATCACTCTCATACAGTGACATTCCCGGCGATGCCATTGAAATGGCCAGGATATGCTTCCTAGACTTCCTTGGAGTTGCAATGAGGGGCTCCTCTGAGAGGAGTGGTCTGATGGCACTGAGGGCCATGGGTAAAGGCTCAGGCGGGGCCACCATCATAGGTCATGGGAGGGGTGACGCTGAAAGGGCGGCCCTCCTCAACGGCATATTCGCCCATAACCTTGACCTTGATGATGGACACCGTGGGGCCCAGATGCACCCGGGATCATGTGTGATCCCTGCGGCCCTTGCAGCTGCAGAGACCAGCGGGGCGACCTTCAGGGACCTCATAACAGCCATGGTGGCAGGATACGAGGTCGCCATCTTCATGGGCATCCTCGCAAATCCAGGGCACAGGGAACTTGGATTCCATACAACGGGGACCTGCGGAACATTCGGAGCCGCAGCAGCGGCCTCAAGTATCATATGCTCTGATGTGGATGCCGTCGTCAATGCCCTGGGGATCGCAGCCACCCAGGCAGCAGGACTCCTGGAATCGGACCATGCAGGGACCATGGCAAAGCACCTTCACCCTGGAAGGGCAGCCCAGTCCGGACTGATATCTGCCAGGCTAGCCTCCCATGGCTTCACAGGCGCAGAGTCGGTTATCGAGGGAGATGAGGGATTCCTGCGTGCAATGTGCCGTCCGGAGGGTCAAAACATAAATGAAACGCCAGAAATAGGGGCTTTCCACATAAGGGACGTTTACCTCAAGAGGTACCCTGTCTGCAGGCACCTGCACTCCACCCTGGATGCTGCAGCTGAGATAATCATGGAGAACGATTTCAGTGCATCGGAGATAGAGGAGGTAACTGTCTCAACCTACAGGATCGCAGCGGAGCATGACAGCTACTCCCCGGCTACTGTGGAGGCGGTGCGGCAGAGCCTCCCGGTGTCGTTGGCAATAATGCTTGAGTCGGGAGAGCTGAGGGTTGAAGACCTTGAAGGTGAAGTATGCAGGGAGATGGCCTCCAGGATAAGGATTGAGGTTGACCCTGCTCTGGAGGAACTCCGGAACATGAGGCCCTCAAGGGTGACTGTAAGGCTCAGAAACGGTGATGTCCTCACAGCTTACAGGGAGCTCCCCAGGGGTGAACCAGAGGAACCCTACACCTGGGATGATATTGTTGAGAAGTTCAGGGAACTGAACCCTGGATATGATACAGAAAGGCTTGAGGTTACAGGAGAGGCTGATCAGGAACCTGTTACTGAGGTGATGCTTGAGTTGTTGGGTGGGTGA
- a CDS encoding peptidase produces MEETRRYLDRIGIGAPRGESEKRFSDGGQYRFEVPGIQRPGTMAALIDAMEQQDVRVHRVTQTRGIMLLTDTEIEEMAGMARETGIELFLSVGPRATYDTSASARTPEGARIGYRLRGYDNLVYAVEDVKRAAELGVRGIVVYDEGLLWVLGRMRADGELPADLHLKVSAHCGHGNPASARLLQDIGADSLNPVRDLQIPMLASLREAIDISIDVHTENPKSSGGFIRHYEVPDIIRYAAPVYLKTGGSVAGHHGWETTEAQARERIRQVVLVRDMIERYYPEAVLSEGGDLSIPVGGG; encoded by the coding sequence TTGGAAGAAACCCGCAGATACCTTGATAGGATTGGAATAGGGGCCCCCAGGGGCGAATCAGAGAAGAGGTTCAGTGATGGAGGCCAGTACAGATTCGAGGTCCCGGGCATACAGAGGCCCGGCACCATGGCAGCCCTCATAGATGCAATGGAGCAGCAGGATGTAAGGGTCCACAGGGTCACACAGACCCGGGGCATAATGCTCCTCACTGACACCGAGATCGAGGAGATGGCAGGGATGGCCAGGGAGACAGGAATCGAACTCTTCCTGAGCGTAGGGCCAAGGGCGACCTATGATACCAGTGCCTCCGCAAGGACCCCCGAGGGTGCAAGGATAGGCTACAGGCTCAGGGGATACGATAACCTTGTCTACGCAGTGGAGGACGTTAAGAGGGCAGCTGAACTCGGCGTCAGGGGTATAGTGGTCTATGACGAGGGGCTCCTCTGGGTTCTTGGAAGGATGCGGGCCGACGGTGAACTTCCAGCCGACCTCCACCTTAAGGTCTCGGCCCACTGCGGCCACGGAAATCCTGCCTCAGCAAGGCTGCTCCAGGATATCGGTGCGGACTCCCTGAATCCGGTGAGGGACCTCCAGATACCGATGCTGGCATCACTCAGGGAGGCCATTGACATTTCAATTGATGTTCACACAGAGAACCCGAAGTCCTCAGGGGGATTCATAAGGCACTACGAGGTTCCGGATATCATAAGGTACGCAGCACCTGTCTACCTCAAGACTGGGGGCTCCGTGGCAGGGCACCATGGCTGGGAAACCACCGAGGCCCAGGCCCGTGAGAGGATAAGGCAGGTTGTCCTTGTGAGGGACATGATAGAGCGCTACTACCCTGAGGCAGTACTATCTGAGGGCGGTGACCTCTCCATACCGGTGGGGGGAGGATAG
- a CDS encoding fumarate hydratase: protein MDLAARVRDAIIQASTTYSPDVLRAYERALEVEEDERSAWVLELLIENARIAGREGRPLCDDTGIPHLIVEVGEDASLPAGFFNHLKRGVEEGLRELPGRPMAVRGDEVERIEQSRGLYSDPAKLPPAPFLVDSAPGDGVKIHVLMLGGGPEIRARTRRIFHRHSYRKVFEEVITWMKTEVPMLGCTPCIPVIGVGRTHFEATGLMLRAMATRSLDEQSGIEEHITQSLNSTGTGPLGLGGSTTAMGAMVNVGPQRASGVRIVSMRLACCVEPRRATIDL, encoded by the coding sequence TTGGATCTCGCTGCGAGGGTCAGGGATGCCATCATCCAGGCATCAACCACCTACTCCCCCGACGTCCTCAGGGCCTATGAGAGGGCCCTTGAGGTGGAGGAGGATGAGAGATCTGCATGGGTACTTGAACTTCTAATTGAAAACGCCCGCATAGCAGGGAGAGAGGGAAGACCCCTCTGTGATGATACAGGGATACCCCACCTGATAGTGGAGGTGGGGGAGGACGCCAGTCTACCCGCAGGCTTCTTCAACCACCTGAAGAGGGGTGTTGAGGAGGGCCTCAGGGAACTCCCGGGACGCCCAATGGCTGTAAGGGGTGATGAGGTGGAGAGGATAGAGCAGAGCAGGGGACTGTATAGTGATCCAGCGAAACTCCCACCAGCACCCTTCCTGGTGGATTCAGCACCCGGTGACGGGGTTAAGATCCATGTACTCATGCTGGGAGGAGGCCCCGAGATAAGGGCGAGGACAAGGAGGATATTCCACAGACACAGTTATAGAAAAGTATTTGAGGAAGTTATAACATGGATGAAAACAGAGGTCCCGATGCTGGGATGCACACCATGCATACCGGTTATAGGTGTCGGGAGAACTCATTTTGAGGCCACTGGCCTTATGCTCAGGGCCATGGCAACACGAAGTCTTGACGAACAGTCCGGGATTGAGGAGCATATCACACAATCCCTTAACAGTACCGGGACAGGACCCCTTGGTCTTGGGGGATCCACTACAGCCATGGGGGCCATGGTTAATGTGGGGCCCCAGAGGGCCAGCGGTGTGAGGATAGTCTCAATGAGGCTGGCATGCTGTGTGGAGCCCAGGAGGGCAACAATAGATCTCTGA
- a CDS encoding citryl-CoA lyase translates to MAIGKESLENVFRVGSPRWRTSITRVEPNRIVTRGYSQEDLIGGVSFSEMVYLLIRGELPPQNVARMLEAVLVSFCDHGVTPPSTQAARMIASAGSPVHACIAGGLLAFGKNHAGAIERSMKLFQETVSSCDSEDEIPDAAVRLVDDHLQANRRVPGFGHRYHNADPRAVRLLELAEDYDCVGPHTALAMEVQEILLKRKGVRMNVDGANAGILSDMGFDWRTGAGLFMIGRLPGLISHVYEEKVREPAFRKFFEIEEIHYDGEEERDLSAGADLEPMPE, encoded by the coding sequence ATGGCTATAGGAAAGGAATCACTTGAGAATGTATTCAGGGTGGGTTCCCCAAGGTGGAGGACCTCCATTACGCGTGTTGAGCCTAACCGTATTGTTACGAGGGGTTATTCTCAGGAGGATCTGATTGGTGGTGTTTCCTTTTCTGAGATGGTTTATCTTTTGATAAGGGGTGAGCTGCCCCCTCAGAATGTTGCCCGTATGCTTGAGGCTGTCCTGGTGTCCTTCTGTGATCATGGTGTCACCCCTCCGAGTACTCAGGCTGCCCGTATGATTGCTTCGGCTGGTTCCCCGGTTCATGCCTGTATTGCGGGGGGTCTTCTGGCCTTTGGTAAGAATCATGCTGGTGCCATTGAGCGTTCCATGAAGCTTTTCCAGGAGACGGTTTCATCCTGTGATTCTGAGGATGAGATCCCTGATGCTGCGGTGAGGCTGGTTGATGATCACCTCCAGGCCAACAGGAGGGTTCCGGGGTTCGGGCACCGGTACCATAACGCGGACCCCCGGGCTGTCCGGTTACTGGAACTTGCAGAGGATTACGACTGTGTGGGGCCACACACAGCCCTTGCCATGGAGGTCCAGGAGATACTACTGAAGCGCAAGGGCGTCCGCATGAACGTTGATGGGGCCAACGCCGGCATACTCTCAGATATGGGCTTCGACTGGAGGACAGGCGCAGGACTCTTCATGATAGGACGCCTACCCGGACTCATATCCCACGTATACGAGGAAAAGGTCAGGGAACCAGCCTTCAGAAAATTCTTCGAAATCGAAGAAATACACTACGACGGCGAAGAGGAGAGAGACCTTTCGGCTGGAGCCGACCTGGAGCCCATGCCCGAGTAG
- the ahaH gene encoding ATP synthase archaeal subunit H: MTTISEAITTIKKAENDADRLIQEAREKSSQLLEDARNRSAELLEKAEREASEKGDEIILEAEERARKEAIEISGKAKREVETMKSAAMGKVPEAASVIVKSIL, from the coding sequence ATGACAACGATATCTGAAGCTATCACTACCATAAAGAAGGCTGAGAATGATGCTGACAGGTTGATACAGGAGGCCAGAGAAAAATCATCCCAGTTACTCGAAGACGCCAGGAACAGATCAGCGGAGCTCCTTGAGAAGGCAGAGCGAGAGGCCAGTGAGAAGGGCGATGAGATAATACTGGAGGCAGAGGAAAGGGCCAGGAAGGAAGCCATTGAAATCTCAGGGAAGGCAAAGCGTGAAGTGGAGACAATGAAATCAGCGGCAATGGGGAAGGTCCCGGAGGCTGCCAGTGTTATTGTGAAAAGTATCTTGTAG